The following proteins are co-located in the Pedobacter sp. FW305-3-2-15-E-R2A2 genome:
- the lipB gene encoding lipoyl(octanoyl) transferase LipB, which produces MNKKVEFIDWGLTDYQEAWDRQELIFNQTIAVKTDNRNNNTTLETPNHLVFVEHPHVYTLGKSGHPENLLLDEQGLVEKDATYYKINRGGDITYHGPGQIVGYPILDLDNFFTDIHLYLRTLEDAIILTLKDYGISAGRYPGFTGVWLDADNEKARKICAMGVRCSRWVTMHGFAFNVNTDLNYFKNIVPCGIDDKDVTSMQRELGQPLNMEEVKGILKGHISSLFHMDLF; this is translated from the coding sequence ATGAATAAAAAAGTAGAATTCATAGATTGGGGACTCACCGATTATCAGGAGGCCTGGGATCGGCAGGAACTGATTTTTAATCAGACGATTGCCGTTAAAACCGATAACAGGAATAACAATACCACTCTGGAAACACCCAACCACCTGGTTTTTGTGGAACATCCACATGTTTATACACTAGGGAAAAGCGGCCATCCGGAAAACCTGTTGCTGGATGAACAAGGTCTGGTAGAAAAAGATGCGACCTATTATAAGATCAATCGCGGGGGAGATATTACCTATCATGGCCCCGGACAGATTGTAGGTTACCCGATTCTTGACCTCGATAATTTCTTTACCGATATCCATCTTTACCTCAGAACATTGGAGGACGCGATTATCCTGACTTTGAAAGATTATGGCATTTCCGCCGGAAGATATCCTGGATTTACTGGAGTCTGGCTGGATGCAGACAATGAGAAAGCCCGCAAAATATGCGCGATGGGTGTAAGGTGCAGCCGATGGGTCACGATGCACGGTTTTGCCTTCAATGTGAATACCGATCTTAATTATTTTAAAAATATTGTTCCCTGCGGGATAGACGATAAAGATGTGACTTCTATGCAAAGAGAATTGGGGCAGCCTTTAAATATGGAAGAGGTGAAGGGAATACTAAAGGGACACATTTCCAGTCTGTTCCATATGGACCTGTTCTGA
- a CDS encoding 4'-phosphopantetheinyl transferase superfamily protein: protein MPVVFNKNIDENTILAVWKIEETEEQLLSGLQLKQHELDFISSLNNGKRLLHWLSTRVLLRTMLNTSEYIDCQMDEHGKPFLPNLDYHISLSHSYDYAAVIIGKNRKVGVDIELIKHKIKSIRHKFLSDIELAQKQIGDNINGLYVCWCAKEAIYKWNGRKGLEFKQDMHIKPFKLKTEGSLTALVDLPEGTRELNVNYFKTSDGYMLGYVVA from the coding sequence ATGCCCGTAGTTTTTAATAAAAATATTGACGAGAATACCATACTTGCAGTATGGAAAATCGAAGAGACTGAAGAGCAATTGCTTTCCGGCCTGCAACTGAAACAGCATGAGCTGGATTTCATTTCCTCTTTAAACAACGGGAAACGTCTGCTACACTGGTTAAGCACGCGTGTGCTGCTTAGAACGATGCTCAATACCTCTGAATATATAGATTGTCAGATGGACGAACATGGCAAACCTTTCCTCCCTAACCTTGATTATCACATCTCCCTGAGTCATTCTTATGATTATGCAGCTGTGATTATCGGAAAGAACAGGAAAGTAGGAGTAGATATAGAGCTCATTAAGCATAAAATCAAAAGCATCAGGCACAAGTTTCTTTCCGATATTGAGCTTGCACAAAAGCAAATCGGCGATAATATCAATGGCCTATACGTTTGTTGGTGTGCGAAAGAGGCAATCTATAAATGGAATGGAAGAAAAGGCCTGGAATTTAAACAGGACATGCACATCAAACCATTTAAACTGAAAACTGAAGGAAGCCTGACTGCCCTGGTCGACTTACCTGAAGGGACCCGGGAGTTGAACGTCAACTACTTCAAAACCAGTGATGGTTATATGTTGGGATATGTAGTGGCTTAA
- the dcd gene encoding dCTP deaminase: MILSDKRILEEIEKGTIIIEPFKAECLGTNSYDVHLGKYLATYKDRILDAKAHNKIEHFEIPKDGYVLQPGTLYLGVTLEYTETHAHVPFLEGKSSTGRLGIDIHATAGKGDVGFCNTWTLEISCAQPVRIYAGMPIGQLIYFIVEGEIETMYNSKDNAKYSNKTTKPVESMMWKNKF; the protein is encoded by the coding sequence ATGATACTTTCCGACAAACGAATTCTGGAAGAGATAGAGAAGGGCACCATCATTATTGAGCCTTTTAAGGCTGAATGTCTGGGCACAAACTCTTATGACGTCCATTTAGGCAAATACCTCGCTACTTATAAAGATAGAATACTTGATGCAAAAGCGCACAATAAAATAGAGCATTTTGAAATCCCAAAAGATGGATATGTTTTACAGCCCGGTACGCTTTACCTTGGGGTGACGCTGGAATATACAGAAACACATGCACACGTTCCCTTTTTGGAGGGCAAATCGAGTACTGGTCGTTTGGGTATAGACATCCATGCCACTGCCGGAAAAGGCGATGTTGGCTTCTGCAATACCTGGACGCTGGAAATTTCCTGCGCACAACCAGTGAGAATATACGCAGGCATGCCTATTGGTCAGCTGATTTATTTTATCGTAGAAGGCGAGATTGAAACGATGTACAATAGTAAAGACAATGCAAAATACAGCAATAAGACCACTAAACCGGTCGAAAGCATGATGTGGAAAAACAAATTCTAA
- a CDS encoding TonB-dependent receptor plug domain-containing protein, which yields MKRKLFYPLLLIAGICMAFVSQMDGDPFEALLERMKAFNKTYAQEKVHLHLDKPYYAVGDNIWFKAYIINTENMEASDISKILYVELINEKDSVKKQLRLPVGGGITWGDFKLPDSLAEGNYRIRAYTQWMRNAGPEFYFDKTIKVGNSWSNTVFTNTSYTFSKENAAEKVQADIIFKDKSGKPYAGNEVRYEVQLNFRSLFKGKALTNEQGEVSLSFLNTQPSLYKSGKILATITLADQKKITKEIPIKATSKDVDVQFFPESGNLVEGLPNKIAFKAVNASGLGEQLSGVIVDQSGSEINRFESRHLGMGNFVLNPQPGATYSAKIKFSDGSEKNYSLPVVRPSGYILSVNNTDKEKLSVKIIRSEALIDQKELKLVGQHSGTIQFTSKVSADKQVSSISVSKKELPEGILQLTLFSGENVPLAERLVFIHNPADRILTKLETVKTTYAKRENVTVNLSSSFAGQPNPSSFSVSVTNTSSVKPDPENESNIFSTMLLSSDLIGYIEKPNYYFINEGPEVEQNLDNLMLTQGWRRILWKNVINNAPPITRFAAEKSQTISGTITNYSGKPAPNSKVSLFSSSGGFFALDTLTDAQGRFNFDQLIFPEDTKFIIQARTAKDKKRVDIHLDIVPGQIVTKSKNSGDIEINVNEALSAYLQQSSNYFDELNKRGLLEKTLLLKEVQITEKKQQAKNSANLNGAGRADAIITAEQLSTCVTLSQCLQGRVAGLMIMNGQAYLSRNGGRTPMAVILDGMSMGSDFLDNINVMDVETIEVLKSIGNTAIYGSNGGGGVLVITTKRGGGNYSNTFSPGITTYNPKGFYIPREFYSPKYEPSVPDRKPDLRTTVYWAPQVPTNEQGKSSFSFFNTDEAGTYRVVLEGMDHMGRLGRAVYTYEVK from the coding sequence ATGAAACGTAAACTGTTTTATCCTTTGTTATTAATTGCAGGAATCTGCATGGCCTTTGTATCCCAAATGGATGGAGACCCTTTTGAGGCCCTTTTAGAAAGGATGAAGGCATTTAATAAAACATATGCACAGGAAAAGGTGCACCTTCATCTGGATAAGCCCTACTATGCCGTTGGGGATAACATTTGGTTCAAAGCCTATATTATCAATACCGAAAATATGGAGGCCTCAGACATCAGTAAAATTTTATATGTGGAGCTGATCAATGAGAAAGACTCCGTAAAAAAGCAATTGAGACTCCCTGTTGGGGGAGGCATTACCTGGGGTGATTTTAAGCTTCCCGATTCCCTGGCGGAGGGAAATTACCGGATTCGCGCTTATACCCAATGGATGAGAAATGCGGGACCGGAATTTTACTTTGATAAAACGATAAAAGTCGGCAATTCCTGGTCCAATACGGTATTCACCAATACGAGTTATACTTTTAGCAAGGAGAATGCTGCAGAAAAGGTACAAGCCGACATCATTTTTAAAGATAAAAGTGGCAAGCCATATGCCGGAAATGAGGTCCGTTATGAGGTTCAGCTGAATTTCAGGAGCCTTTTTAAAGGCAAAGCCCTAACCAATGAACAAGGCGAGGTATCGCTCAGTTTCTTAAATACCCAACCTTCTTTGTATAAATCCGGAAAGATACTCGCGACCATTACACTCGCCGATCAAAAGAAAATAACGAAGGAAATCCCGATAAAAGCAACCTCAAAAGACGTGGATGTTCAATTTTTCCCCGAAAGCGGAAACCTGGTGGAGGGGCTTCCTAACAAAATTGCCTTTAAAGCGGTGAATGCTTCAGGTTTGGGTGAACAGCTGAGCGGAGTGATTGTAGATCAAAGCGGTTCTGAGATCAACCGTTTTGAAAGCAGGCACCTGGGCATGGGAAACTTTGTGCTTAATCCACAACCCGGAGCAACTTATAGCGCAAAGATTAAATTTTCAGACGGTTCAGAAAAAAATTACAGCTTGCCCGTAGTTCGTCCAAGCGGTTATATTTTAAGTGTAAACAATACCGATAAAGAGAAGTTGAGTGTAAAGATCATAAGATCTGAGGCCCTTATTGACCAAAAGGAGTTGAAACTCGTGGGTCAGCATAGCGGAACGATACAATTCACATCGAAAGTGAGTGCAGATAAACAGGTCAGCAGTATTTCCGTTTCCAAAAAGGAACTGCCAGAAGGGATCCTTCAACTAACTTTGTTCTCCGGAGAGAATGTACCACTTGCCGAACGCCTTGTTTTTATACATAATCCGGCAGATCGTATCCTGACAAAACTGGAAACGGTGAAAACAACCTATGCAAAAAGAGAAAATGTAACCGTTAACCTGAGCAGCAGCTTTGCAGGCCAACCTAACCCCTCTTCTTTCTCGGTATCCGTAACCAATACCTCATCCGTAAAACCCGATCCTGAAAATGAAAGCAATATTTTCAGCACCATGCTACTCAGTTCAGACCTGATCGGTTACATTGAAAAGCCCAATTATTATTTTATCAATGAGGGGCCCGAAGTGGAGCAGAACCTCGACAATCTGATGTTAACCCAGGGATGGCGGAGAATTTTATGGAAAAATGTGATCAATAATGCCCCGCCAATCACGCGGTTTGCAGCAGAAAAATCACAAACCATCAGCGGAACGATTACCAACTATAGTGGAAAGCCAGCGCCAAACAGTAAAGTTTCTCTATTTTCTTCTTCCGGTGGTTTTTTCGCGTTAGACACCCTTACTGACGCGCAAGGGCGATTTAATTTTGATCAGCTGATTTTCCCTGAAGACACCAAGTTCATTATACAGGCACGAACTGCAAAGGATAAAAAAAGAGTAGACATTCACCTGGATATTGTTCCCGGGCAGATCGTAACCAAAAGTAAAAATAGCGGAGATATAGAGATCAACGTAAACGAGGCCTTATCTGCTTATCTGCAACAGAGCAGCAATTATTTTGATGAGCTGAACAAACGCGGGCTATTGGAAAAAACCCTCTTGCTGAAAGAGGTACAGATTACTGAAAAGAAACAACAGGCAAAGAACTCGGCCAACCTAAACGGGGCAGGAAGAGCAGATGCGATCATCACTGCAGAACAACTCAGCACCTGCGTTACCCTGTCTCAATGCTTACAGGGCCGCGTTGCCGGCCTGATGATCATGAATGGCCAGGCTTACCTGAGCCGGAATGGTGGCAGAACACCTATGGCAGTGATACTCGACGGAATGAGCATGGGTTCTGATTTTCTGGACAACATCAACGTAATGGATGTAGAGACCATTGAAGTACTGAAATCCATTGGAAATACGGCCATCTACGGCTCTAATGGCGGAGGCGGTGTCCTCGTCATCACCACCAAACGCGGCGGAGGAAATTACAGCAATACCTTTAGCCCCGGCATTACCACCTATAACCCCAAAGGTTTTTACATTCCAAGAGAATTCTATAGTCCTAAATATGAACCTTCGGTACCTGACCGCAAGCCGGATTTAAGGACAACTGTTTACTGGGCACCTCAGGTTCCGACCAATGAGCAAGGAAAATCGAGCTTCAGCTTTTTTAATACAGATGAAGCCGGAACCTATAGGGTAGTATTGGAAGGAATGGATCATATGGGTCGTCTGGGAAGAGCCGTTTATACCTATGAAGTAAAATAA
- a CDS encoding enoyl-CoA hydratase/isomerase family protein: MNTIKVTIKDHLALITLDRGRSNALNREMITELNDMLNSIASDQNIAGAIITGKENFFSAGLDLIELYNYSEAEAESFWHLFLDFIANITSFRKPLVAAINGHSPAGGCVIALACDYRIMAEGKAIIGLNEVPVGIIVPNSIFHLYSFWIGNAHASRSLLEGKLFTPEEALQVGLVDELVNPESILTAAERRIRKYMGMERNTWEQSKLNIRKDLIAATRANQDEALALMLKQWWAPSTRSILKTIIDNLQKK, encoded by the coding sequence ATGAATACCATTAAAGTCACCATAAAAGACCATTTAGCACTGATTACTTTAGATCGCGGAAGATCTAATGCCCTGAACCGCGAGATGATTACGGAGTTGAATGACATGTTGAACAGCATCGCTTCAGATCAGAATATTGCCGGGGCGATCATTACAGGTAAAGAGAATTTCTTTTCTGCCGGATTGGACCTGATCGAACTGTACAATTATTCGGAAGCAGAGGCTGAGTCTTTCTGGCACCTGTTTCTGGATTTTATCGCCAATATCACCTCTTTTAGAAAGCCATTGGTTGCCGCCATCAACGGGCATAGCCCGGCCGGAGGCTGTGTCATCGCATTGGCCTGTGACTATAGGATCATGGCAGAGGGAAAGGCCATCATCGGCTTAAATGAGGTTCCTGTAGGAATCATTGTTCCAAATTCCATTTTCCACCTTTATTCCTTCTGGATAGGCAATGCGCATGCTTCGAGAAGCCTGCTGGAGGGAAAGCTCTTTACGCCTGAAGAAGCTTTACAGGTTGGCCTGGTAGATGAACTGGTGAATCCGGAAAGCATCCTTACCGCAGCAGAGCGCAGGATCAGAAAGTATATGGGTATGGAAAGAAATACCTGGGAACAGAGCAAGCTGAACATCAGAAAAGACCTGATCGCCGCTACCCGTGCCAATCAGGACGAGGCGCTGGCGCTCATGTTAAAACAATGGTGGGCACCGAGTACAAGAAGTATTTTAAAAACAATTATTGATAACCTGCAAAAGAAATAG
- a CDS encoding SDR family oxidoreductase yields the protein MYNQPMLRDDALKGKTIVVTGGGTGLGKAMGTYFLKLGANLVITSRKADVLEKTAAEMEKETGGRVLAVACDVREYEQVENVLAETIKTFGKVDGLLNNAAGNFISPTERLSANAFSTVIDIVLKGSVNCTLAFGKHWIKEKQSASILNIVTTYAFTGSAYVVPSACAKGGVLAMTRSLAVEWGKYGIRTNAIAPGPFPTKGAWDRLLPGDLAEKFDFKNRVPLKRVGEHQELANLAAFLISDFAGYINGEVISIDGGEWLQGAGQFNGLEAIPNEMWDMFAQMTKSAKGS from the coding sequence ATGTACAATCAACCAATGTTAAGGGATGATGCCTTAAAAGGAAAAACAATCGTAGTTACCGGTGGAGGAACCGGTCTTGGAAAAGCAATGGGTACTTATTTCCTGAAGCTGGGTGCAAACCTGGTGATCACCAGTCGCAAGGCAGATGTATTGGAAAAGACTGCTGCCGAGATGGAGAAAGAAACGGGCGGAAGAGTGCTGGCCGTTGCCTGTGATGTACGTGAGTATGAACAAGTGGAAAATGTGCTTGCCGAAACCATCAAAACCTTTGGGAAGGTAGATGGTTTGCTTAACAATGCAGCAGGTAACTTTATATCTCCTACGGAACGCTTGTCGGCCAACGCCTTTTCTACCGTAATCGATATTGTCTTAAAAGGATCAGTAAACTGTACCCTTGCTTTCGGAAAGCACTGGATTAAAGAAAAACAAAGCGCAAGCATTTTAAATATCGTAACCACCTATGCTTTTACCGGTTCTGCCTACGTCGTTCCTTCTGCTTGCGCAAAGGGCGGTGTATTGGCCATGACGCGCTCATTGGCTGTAGAATGGGGTAAATATGGCATCCGGACAAACGCGATTGCTCCGGGACCTTTTCCTACCAAAGGCGCATGGGACCGTTTACTTCCGGGAGATCTGGCCGAGAAGTTCGACTTTAAAAACCGGGTACCCTTAAAACGTGTTGGTGAACACCAGGAGCTGGCGAACCTTGCGGCTTTCCTGATCAGCGATTTCGCCGGTTACATCAATGGAGAAGTGATTAGTATTGACGGTGGAGAATGGTTACAGGGCGCCGGTCAGTTTAACGGACTGGAAGCCATTCCCAATGAGATGTGGGATATGTTTGCACAAATGACAAAATCAGCTAAAGGCAGTTAA
- a CDS encoding beta-ketoacyl-ACP synthase III, which produces MMHRSKIAGIGYYVPKNVYTNDDLSRFMDTNDAWIQERTGIKERRFADRLEETTTTMGIEAAKIAIERAGTTAQEIDFIIFATLSPDYYFPGCGVLLQREMKMKEIGALDIRNQCSGFVYALSVADQFIKTGMYKNILVVGSEKHSFAMDFETRSRNVSVIFGDGAGAVVLQPAEKEGQGIMSTHLHSDGADAEILAMYYPGASANKWLKDKPGYPDQELGGLFMTTEQLESGASLPYMDGPAVFKKAVVKFPEVIKEALTANNLQPEDIDMLVPHQANLRISQYVQQLLGLPDDKVFNNIQKYGNTTAASVPIALCEAWEAGKIKEGDLVCLAAFGSGFTWASALIRW; this is translated from the coding sequence ATGATGCATCGTTCAAAAATTGCCGGAATAGGCTACTATGTGCCTAAAAATGTCTATACCAATGATGATTTGTCCCGTTTTATGGATACGAATGATGCATGGATTCAGGAACGTACCGGCATAAAGGAACGCAGGTTTGCAGACCGCTTAGAAGAAACTACCACGACTATGGGGATAGAAGCCGCAAAAATTGCGATTGAAAGAGCAGGAACAACCGCCCAGGAAATCGACTTTATAATTTTTGCAACCCTCAGTCCGGATTATTATTTCCCGGGATGTGGCGTATTGCTGCAGCGTGAAATGAAAATGAAAGAGATTGGTGCCTTAGACATCAGGAATCAATGTTCCGGATTTGTATATGCTTTATCCGTTGCGGATCAGTTTATTAAAACCGGCATGTATAAAAATATTCTGGTAGTAGGCAGCGAAAAACATTCTTTTGCTATGGACTTTGAAACGCGCAGCCGCAATGTTTCTGTCATCTTTGGGGATGGGGCAGGAGCGGTAGTTTTACAACCTGCAGAGAAAGAAGGACAAGGCATCATGAGTACGCATTTACATAGTGATGGGGCTGATGCTGAAATTTTGGCGATGTATTATCCTGGAGCAAGTGCCAATAAATGGCTGAAGGATAAACCCGGTTATCCTGACCAGGAGTTGGGTGGTTTATTCATGACCACAGAGCAGTTGGAAAGCGGGGCTTCCCTGCCATATATGGATGGACCTGCAGTATTTAAAAAGGCTGTGGTGAAGTTCCCCGAAGTGATTAAAGAAGCCTTAACGGCAAATAACCTGCAACCTGAAGATATCGATATGCTGGTGCCGCACCAGGCCAATCTGAGGATCAGTCAGTATGTACAGCAATTATTGGGCTTACCCGATGATAAAGTGTTTAATAACATTCAGAAATACGGAAATACTACCGCTGCTTCCGTGCCGATTGCTTTATGTGAAGCATGGGAAGCGGGTAAAATAAAAGAAGGCGACCTGGTATGCCTGGCCGCCTTTGGATCAGGTTTTACCTGGGCCAGTGCTTTAATCAGATGGTAA
- a CDS encoding ATP-dependent Clp protease adaptor ClpS: MSTETKEETFTLEEILTSLKTVHRLILWNDDVNTFDHVIHCMMKYLDYSESQAEKIAWEVHNKGKCAVLEGSFTEMEVYRKILQQEGLTVSVD, encoded by the coding sequence ATGTCAACAGAAACTAAAGAAGAAACTTTTACATTAGAAGAAATCCTGACCTCCTTAAAAACGGTTCACCGGTTGATCCTATGGAACGATGATGTCAACACGTTTGACCACGTCATTCACTGTATGATGAAGTACCTTGATTATTCGGAAAGCCAGGCCGAAAAAATTGCCTGGGAGGTTCATAATAAAGGAAAATGTGCCGTATTGGAAGGTTCTTTTACAGAGATGGAAGTTTACCGTAAGATCTTACAACAAGAAGGTTTAACTGTTTCCGTTGACTAA
- a CDS encoding thioredoxin family protein, which translates to MIGYSNIFVNEGMSYSAYRNLINELLLAKKTTGEDDSEAMLHYTKMNVQRMNRVDKTVQLNTDLLESLNGLKGTYRFLVISEGWCGDAAQIVPVFDKMASSFPDKISLRFVLRDQNLPLIDAHLTNGGRAIPVLLILDEEGKVLCKWGPRPQILQSLLAGWKKESTDMMLIAERLHGWYAKDKTQTTQQELNALVQQVLVNGNS; encoded by the coding sequence ATGATCGGATACAGTAATATTTTTGTTAACGAAGGAATGAGTTATTCAGCCTATCGTAATTTGATAAATGAGCTGCTGCTCGCGAAAAAAACTACCGGTGAGGACGATAGCGAAGCGATGCTTCACTATACGAAAATGAATGTGCAACGAATGAACCGCGTAGATAAAACGGTACAGCTCAACACAGACTTGCTGGAATCCTTAAATGGCTTAAAAGGGACATACCGATTCCTGGTGATTTCTGAAGGATGGTGTGGAGATGCGGCACAGATTGTTCCCGTTTTTGATAAAATGGCGAGCAGCTTTCCGGATAAAATAAGCCTTCGGTTTGTATTGAGAGATCAAAACCTGCCTTTGATTGATGCACACCTCACCAATGGTGGAAGGGCAATCCCGGTATTGCTGATCCTCGATGAGGAGGGAAAGGTCCTTTGCAAATGGGGGCCGAGGCCACAAATTCTGCAATCGTTATTGGCCGGCTGGAAAAAAGAAAGTACAGATATGATGCTCATCGCAGAAAGACTTCATGGATGGTATGCCAAAGATAAAACGCAAACTACGCAGCAAGAATTGAATGCGCTGGTTCAACAGGTGTTAGTCAACGGAAACAGTTAA
- a CDS encoding TonB-dependent receptor yields MKNLLYKVLFLTFAICTTTVKLNAQTTGEGKIIAKVVDAQNSETIPFATAVILDRKTKALVKGVQTDVNGNLSMTGLPKGVFTFKVSYVGYQTMVRDSVSISAIVKEINLGTIKMKTAKGTVLNEVAITAQKSTIQLGVDKKVFSVDQSLVSEGGSASDLLQNVPSVQSDIDGNVSLRGSTGVKVLIDGKPSLIAGGNVAQILQSIPASSIESVELITNPSAKYDAEGQSGIINIVLKKNKKLGLNGNIALTAGNRENYNANTSLSFQNSKVNLYGNYSYRYGNRLGGGYNNISYLDSTFPNAFANQNTDSKSLDKGHNVKAGLDYYLSDKDVLSFSGGFNIRDNDRNEFLTIDQLNSLKAPLELSRRNNSNLGSGGSYDLNLDFSHKFKKPKEEITFNASFSEGDNDNLQIYNTDIYNLNGTAVDQLPEIIRNDGTGINRNYNIQADYTLPVGKSGKLEAGYRSQVRIAENNTFSDRLNNLTGNYDVNLALTNDFNSKDQVHALYANYQNQVKNFGYQVGLRAEDATLDTRLGMYGTNGQLSSLPGKVAYTRIYPSIFLTQKFKSEQQLQLSYSRRVNRPRGWDTNPFIDVSDPLNYRQGNPNLKPEDVHAFELSYSKFWPKVTFISTAYLRQTNDVIQRIRTEPDQNGITITTPQNLTKELSSGLELIGRFDVSKAWNFTANANLYQSTIDGVPAFGIVDNSGFTWNANLTNNFVLPYNITLQIKGDYRARQVMAQGTRNAMYGVDAGAKYDFKNKKSSLSLNVRDIFNTRNWSMTTSTQNSIVDFRRYMQGTMASLTYSYRFGKTSFSPKKGKKSDQQEMRSDEESF; encoded by the coding sequence ATGAAGAATCTGTTATACAAAGTTCTATTTTTAACCTTTGCCATTTGTACTACAACTGTAAAACTTAATGCACAAACTACCGGAGAAGGTAAGATTATAGCGAAGGTTGTAGATGCCCAAAACAGCGAAACTATTCCATTTGCGACCGCAGTGATTCTCGACAGAAAGACCAAGGCATTGGTAAAAGGAGTACAAACCGATGTGAACGGAAATTTATCCATGACCGGATTGCCCAAAGGTGTTTTCACCTTTAAAGTAAGCTATGTAGGTTACCAAACTATGGTTCGCGATTCCGTTTCGATCTCTGCGATTGTTAAAGAAATCAACCTGGGTACCATAAAAATGAAAACGGCCAAAGGTACCGTATTAAATGAAGTGGCCATTACTGCCCAGAAGAGTACCATTCAACTCGGTGTAGATAAGAAAGTATTTTCTGTAGATCAGAGTTTAGTGAGTGAGGGTGGCTCTGCCTCCGACCTTTTACAGAATGTCCCTTCTGTACAATCCGATATCGACGGAAATGTGAGTCTAAGGGGCTCCACGGGAGTTAAAGTCCTGATTGATGGCAAGCCTTCTCTCATTGCCGGTGGCAATGTAGCGCAGATCTTACAGTCTATTCCGGCGAGTTCGATCGAAAGTGTGGAACTGATCACCAATCCTTCGGCCAAATACGATGCAGAAGGCCAGTCAGGAATCATCAACATCGTATTAAAAAAGAACAAAAAACTGGGACTGAACGGTAATATCGCCTTAACTGCCGGAAACCGGGAGAACTATAATGCCAATACCAGTTTAAGCTTTCAGAACAGTAAAGTGAACCTATACGGTAATTACAGTTACAGGTATGGAAACCGTCTTGGCGGTGGCTATAACAACATCAGTTATTTAGATTCCACGTTTCCAAATGCCTTCGCCAATCAAAATACAGACTCTAAATCTCTGGACAAAGGGCACAACGTGAAAGCAGGTCTTGATTATTACCTGAGCGACAAAGACGTTTTAAGTTTCTCTGGTGGCTTTAATATCCGAGACAACGATAGAAACGAGTTCCTGACTATTGATCAGTTAAACAGTCTTAAAGCCCCCCTGGAACTGAGCAGAAGAAACAATTCCAATCTTGGATCTGGTGGCAGCTACGATCTGAATCTGGATTTCAGCCATAAGTTTAAAAAACCAAAAGAGGAGATTACCTTTAATGCCAGCTTCTCTGAAGGAGACAACGACAACCTTCAAATCTACAATACAGACATTTACAATCTTAACGGTACCGCTGTTGATCAGTTACCGGAAATCATCAGAAATGATGGTACAGGAATCAACAGAAATTATAACATCCAGGCAGATTATACCTTACCTGTTGGAAAATCGGGAAAACTGGAAGCAGGTTACCGCAGCCAGGTGAGAATTGCGGAGAACAATACTTTTTCTGACCGCTTGAACAACCTCACTGGAAATTATGATGTCAACCTCGCGCTGACCAATGATTTCAACAGCAAAGACCAGGTACACGCTCTATATGCCAATTATCAGAACCAGGTTAAAAACTTCGGCTATCAGGTAGGATTAAGGGCAGAAGATGCCACCCTTGATACCCGTTTAGGGATGTACGGTACAAACGGACAGCTCAGCTCCCTTCCGGGGAAAGTGGCTTACACCAGAATATACCCAAGTATCTTTCTAACCCAGAAATTTAAATCCGAACAACAGTTACAATTGAGCTATAGCAGAAGGGTCAACAGACCAAGAGGCTGGGATACCAATCCTTTCATCGATGTTTCGGATCCATTGAACTATCGTCAGGGAAATCCAAACCTTAAACCAGAGGATGTACATGCCTTTGAATTAAGCTACAGCAAATTTTGGCCAAAGGTGACTTTCATCTCCACTGCTTACCTGCGTCAGACCAATGATGTGATTCAAAGGATCAGAACAGAGCCTGACCAAAATGGAATTACCATTACCACTCCTCAGAACTTAACGAAGGAGCTGTCCAGCGGATTGGAGCTGATTGGCCGTTTTGATGTCTCTAAAGCATGGAATTTCACCGCCAATGCCAACTTGTATCAAAGTACAATAGACGGTGTTCCTGCCTTCGGTATCGTGGACAATTCCGGATTTACCTGGAACGCCAATTTAACCAACAACTTCGTGCTTCCCTATAACATCACCTTACAGATTAAAGGAGATTACCGTGCGCGCCAGGTCATGGCACAGGGTACAAGGAATGCGATGTATGGTGTAGACGCAGGTGCCAAATATGATTTTAAAAATAAAAAATCTTCTTTAAGTCTTAACGTACGTGATATTTTCAATACCCGTAACTGGAGTATGACGACCAGCACTCAAAACTCTATCGTCGACTTCAGACGTTACATGCAGGGAACGATGGCCAGTTTAACCTATTCTTATCGTTTCGGAAAGACCAGCTTCAGTCCTAAGAAAGGCAAAAAATCGGATCAGCAGGAAATGCGTTCCGATGAAGAGTCATTTTAG